The Nitriliruptor alkaliphilus DSM 45188 genome includes a region encoding these proteins:
- a CDS encoding BTAD domain-containing putative transcriptional regulator: protein MEHNSRWLERPTLERRLDAALTHRLTTLTAAAGYGKSALLDRWGAAVGAVHHRLGPEDGDLVPFARHVVRAIRARVPDLPRELTQALDGPLGPSAPTDAAARATGLASLLSESLQGELRRDLVLVLDDIGHLDAGSASAQFLDMLLRSGPHRLHLVTASRTAPPFAIERLRGQQQVLEFTAADLTLDRDQVRRWTAAVAGTDGAIADTIAERTGGWPVAVIALARQLEGRTDATSPDDPVLADPLPAYQQLVVDAFDAASPEGRQLTLLATAVPHLSPALAQAVGLPPDELTVVHRAGLLLDLAPDVVDGYRATPAARAALGGRAATDPETAALVAAAVSWFLDASRPDLALDTLLGRDDIPALEGLLGTYGSDLATGRAAATLIRALEGPAAEFGATASGRRLLGLARHTVGDWDRAQGLLAASLHSTKTDATVAWRLGLLHHMRGELDEALPIYDQGRHGLPTAEAIICTAMYATARWLRGERDACAEAAHEALDRALQLGEDRPLASAHTVLAMLAALDGQRRANDAHYLRAIEHAERAGDVFQLVRIRVNRASHHIEEGNYTEALVELDRAGSLAEVTGFSPFTAVALSNRAEALVHLGRLEEAAADATEAVAMWRAIGSRLVVYGLEQVGMVQALRGDRAGAAATLQAAVAEAESASDAQGLVSSLAAFADVIRDDDPAEALATGRRAVAEGTGMAYVAACLATTRAAIAAGERAVAREHLERARDEAVTRRDAPALAAVTELRATLDGDEDLAREAVLAWGELDDPIARAGAELTVAEIVVGQGERQDVVAATAERVASELHAIGCRVYDDRVARLQPRGVSRHEGAAVTVQTLGGFRVLRDGVAMARSDWQSRKARLLIKLLASQHGRATSRDWLAEQLWPDTDREVADRRLRVLVSTVRGLLDPDRLHPGDHFLVSDQDAIHLDLRHVTLDVVQLRDLVEESASLDAQGHPERALSRWRAAEAAYTGVFCPEELYADWSVRTREELRTAFVQACTRVATADADAGRYDDAVRRWLRLLETDPYDERAHFALIDALMRSGRPAEARRRYRTYAERVSELGVEAVPFPGA from the coding sequence GTGGAGCACAACTCGCGGTGGCTGGAGCGTCCGACGCTCGAACGACGGCTCGATGCGGCCCTCACCCACCGGTTGACGACGCTGACGGCGGCGGCCGGGTACGGCAAGTCCGCCCTGCTCGACCGCTGGGGCGCGGCCGTCGGCGCCGTCCACCACCGGCTCGGCCCGGAGGACGGCGACCTGGTGCCGTTCGCCAGGCACGTGGTCCGGGCGATCCGTGCCAGGGTCCCCGACCTGCCCCGCGAGCTGACCCAGGCGCTCGACGGGCCCCTCGGCCCGTCGGCACCGACCGACGCGGCAGCCCGGGCGACCGGCCTGGCGAGCCTCCTCAGCGAGTCGCTCCAGGGCGAGCTGCGACGCGACCTCGTGCTCGTCCTCGACGACATCGGGCACCTGGACGCCGGGAGCGCGTCGGCGCAGTTCCTCGACATGCTGCTGCGCAGCGGGCCGCACCGTCTGCACCTCGTGACGGCCTCGCGCACCGCACCGCCCTTCGCGATCGAGCGCCTCCGCGGGCAGCAGCAGGTGCTGGAGTTCACCGCCGCCGACCTCACGCTCGACCGTGACCAGGTCCGCCGGTGGACGGCCGCGGTCGCGGGGACCGACGGTGCCATCGCCGACACCATCGCCGAGCGCACCGGCGGCTGGCCCGTCGCGGTGATCGCGCTCGCCCGCCAGCTCGAAGGTCGGACCGACGCGACCTCCCCGGACGACCCGGTGCTGGCCGATCCCCTGCCGGCCTACCAGCAGCTGGTCGTCGACGCCTTCGACGCCGCCTCGCCCGAGGGCCGTCAGCTGACGCTGTTGGCGACCGCCGTCCCTCACCTCTCCCCCGCCCTCGCCCAGGCGGTCGGCCTGCCGCCCGACGAGCTCACGGTCGTGCACCGGGCGGGGCTCCTGCTCGACCTCGCCCCGGACGTCGTGGACGGTTACCGCGCGACGCCGGCGGCACGGGCCGCGCTCGGTGGGCGTGCTGCCACCGACCCCGAGACCGCCGCTCTCGTCGCCGCGGCGGTGTCCTGGTTCCTGGATGCCAGCCGGCCCGACCTCGCCCTGGACACCCTCCTCGGACGGGACGACATCCCCGCGCTGGAGGGGCTCCTCGGCACCTACGGGTCGGACCTGGCGACGGGGCGGGCCGCAGCGACGTTGATCAGGGCGTTGGAGGGCCCGGCCGCCGAGTTCGGAGCGACCGCATCCGGCCGACGGCTGCTCGGCCTCGCCCGGCACACGGTCGGTGACTGGGACCGCGCGCAGGGGCTGCTGGCCGCGAGCCTCCACTCGACCAAGACCGACGCGACCGTGGCGTGGCGGCTCGGGCTCCTGCACCACATGCGGGGCGAGCTCGACGAAGCCCTGCCGATCTACGACCAGGGTCGTCACGGCCTGCCGACAGCCGAGGCGATCATCTGCACCGCGATGTACGCCACGGCCCGGTGGCTGCGCGGCGAACGCGACGCGTGCGCCGAGGCGGCCCACGAGGCGTTGGACCGTGCGCTCCAGCTCGGCGAGGACCGGCCGCTGGCATCGGCCCACACCGTGCTGGCGATGCTGGCCGCCCTCGACGGGCAGCGCCGCGCCAACGACGCCCACTACCTGCGCGCCATCGAGCACGCCGAACGAGCCGGAGACGTCTTCCAGCTCGTGCGCATCCGGGTCAACCGCGCCTCGCACCACATCGAGGAGGGCAACTACACCGAGGCGCTGGTCGAGCTCGACCGCGCCGGGTCCCTCGCCGAGGTGACCGGCTTCAGTCCCTTCACCGCCGTCGCGTTGTCCAACCGCGCCGAGGCGCTCGTCCACCTCGGCCGGCTCGAGGAGGCGGCGGCCGACGCGACCGAGGCCGTGGCGATGTGGCGGGCGATCGGTTCGCGCCTGGTGGTCTACGGCCTCGAGCAGGTCGGGATGGTCCAGGCACTGCGCGGCGACCGCGCCGGTGCGGCTGCGACCCTGCAGGCCGCGGTCGCGGAGGCCGAGTCGGCGTCGGATGCGCAGGGCCTGGTGTCCTCGCTGGCGGCCTTCGCGGACGTGATCCGTGACGACGACCCGGCCGAGGCGCTCGCCACCGGCCGCCGTGCCGTGGCCGAGGGCACCGGCATGGCCTACGTGGCGGCGTGCCTGGCCACCACCCGAGCTGCCATCGCCGCGGGCGAGCGCGCGGTGGCCCGCGAGCACCTCGAGCGGGCGCGGGACGAGGCGGTCACGCGTCGCGACGCACCGGCCCTCGCGGCCGTCACCGAGCTACGGGCGACGCTCGACGGCGACGAGGACCTGGCCCGCGAGGCCGTCCTGGCCTGGGGCGAGCTCGACGATCCCATCGCGCGGGCAGGTGCCGAGCTGACCGTCGCCGAGATCGTCGTGGGCCAGGGTGAACGGCAGGACGTGGTGGCCGCGACGGCCGAGCGGGTCGCGAGCGAACTGCACGCCATCGGGTGCCGGGTGTACGACGACCGGGTGGCTCGCCTGCAGCCCCGGGGGGTCAGCCGCCACGAAGGGGCGGCCGTCACCGTCCAGACCCTCGGCGGGTTCCGGGTGCTGCGCGACGGGGTGGCCATGGCCCGCAGCGACTGGCAATCGCGCAAGGCCCGGCTGCTGATCAAGCTGCTCGCCAGCCAGCACGGCAGGGCCACGTCACGTGACTGGCTCGCTGAACAGCTGTGGCCCGACACCGACCGCGAGGTCGCCGACCGCCGCCTCCGGGTGCTGGTCTCGACCGTCCGCGGCCTCCTCGACCCCGACCGTCTCCACCCGGGCGACCACTTCCTGGTCAGCGACCAGGACGCCATCCACCTCGACCTGCGTCACGTCACCCTCGACGTCGTGCAGCTGCGCGACCTCGTCGAGGAATCGGCGAGCCTGGACGCGCAGGGCCACCCCGAACGGGCCCTCTCCCGCTGGCGCGCCGCCGAGGCGGCCTACACCGGCGTGTTCTGCCCGGAGGAGCTGTACGCGGACTGGTCGGTGCGGACCCGCGAGGAGCTGCGCACCGCGTTCGTCCAGGCCTGTACCCGGGTCGCGACGGCGGACGCGGATGCGGGCAGGTACGACGACGCGGTCCGGCGCTGGCTGCGGTTGCTGGAGACCGACCCGTACGACGAGCGGGCCCACTTCGCCTTGATCGACGCGCTGATGCGTAGCGGCCGGCCGGCGGAGGCGCGCCGCCGCTACCGCACCTACGCCGAGCGTGTCAGCGAGCTCGGCGTCGAGGCGGTCCCGTTCCCCGGAGCCTGA
- a CDS encoding DUF2510 domain-containing protein — protein MSAVAGWYTDPSGVTGQLRWWDGERWTDHVTPDPAFAPAEQAEPDVTDVITEPEATSQAEPEPTPEPDPEPVPAAVEPEPVPEPDPEPAPAAAEPEPAPEPEPPPAPDPVPAPDPEPVSTAVEPDPPAVSESPGPPTVPPPGAADGGPVWGSGAVAGGAGFAAASSGTASAPSTPPPGAPGATPTWGDTSGGWADTSSPTSWDPVEPTRSSKGARTGLLLVGIAAFVVLAGVAFVSIGVFSGISAFDGDDFGGTAFDGDDFGGTAGDVEFGGEVRVGDVVSGSVPWDGAFEVDLVIDAFSDVTIDVRGQGGFDGVAELRDGSGDTRAFNDDRGGSGVQRVGGDDLDPLLEVDLEAGTYRLSIRGFAGESGGFEVSIS, from the coding sequence GTGAGCGCAGTAGCCGGCTGGTACACCGATCCGAGCGGCGTCACCGGCCAGTTGCGCTGGTGGGACGGTGAGCGGTGGACCGACCACGTCACGCCCGACCCGGCGTTCGCACCCGCCGAGCAAGCCGAGCCGGACGTCACCGACGTCATCACCGAGCCAGAGGCCACCTCCCAGGCCGAGCCGGAACCGACGCCCGAGCCCGACCCGGAACCGGTTCCCGCTGCGGTGGAGCCCGAACCGGTTCCTGAGCCCGACCCGGAACCGGCTCCCGCTGCTGCGGAGCCCGAACCGGCACCCGAACCCGAACCGCCACCTGCGCCCGATCCGGTGCCTGCGCCCGATCCGGAACCGGTCTCCACGGCCGTAGAGCCCGATCCACCTGCGGTGTCCGAGTCGCCCGGACCTCCGACCGTGCCGCCCCCAGGGGCAGCGGACGGTGGCCCGGTGTGGGGGAGCGGGGCAGTGGCTGGTGGCGCAGGGTTCGCCGCCGCGTCGTCGGGGACCGCGTCCGCCCCGTCCACGCCACCGCCGGGAGCGCCTGGGGCCACCCCCACCTGGGGCGACACCAGCGGCGGGTGGGCCGACACGTCGAGCCCGACCTCGTGGGACCCGGTGGAACCAACGCGATCGAGCAAGGGTGCGCGTACCGGCCTGCTCCTCGTCGGGATCGCGGCCTTCGTCGTCCTGGCCGGTGTCGCCTTCGTGTCGATCGGCGTGTTCAGCGGGATCTCCGCGTTCGACGGCGATGACTTCGGTGGCACAGCGTTCGACGGCGATGACTTCGGTGGCACCGCGGGCGACGTGGAGTTCGGCGGCGAGGTGCGGGTCGGTGACGTCGTCAGCGGCAGCGTCCCTTGGGACGGTGCGTTCGAGGTCGATCTCGTGATCGACGCGTTCAGCGACGTCACGATCGATGTACGTGGCCAGGGTGGCTTCGACGGGGTCGCCGAACTGCGGGACGGGTCCGGCGACACGCGAGCGTTCAACGACGACCGGGGTGGGAGCGGGGTCCAGCGCGTCGGTGGCGACGACCTCGACCCGTTGCTGGAGGTCGACCTCGAGGCCGGCACCTACCGCCTGAGCATCCGCGGGTTCGCCGGCGAGAGTGGCGGCTTCGAGGTCTCCATCTCCTGA
- a CDS encoding rhodanese-like domain-containing protein → MRRLTLTTMAMAAFGALLAGCGTSNPDAASATGSDAATVEAVAAQADGRVVIDVRTPEEFDAGHVDGALLIDVQQPDFEARVSELPLDEAYFVYCRTGNRSGQAIERMRELGFTDLVNGGGFDELAEAGLDTSTS, encoded by the coding sequence GTGCGCAGACTGACGCTGACCACCATGGCCATGGCCGCGTTCGGCGCGCTCCTGGCTGGTTGTGGCACGTCGAACCCCGACGCCGCGTCGGCCACCGGATCCGACGCGGCGACGGTGGAGGCCGTCGCAGCGCAGGCTGACGGGCGCGTGGTGATCGACGTGCGTACCCCGGAGGAGTTCGATGCCGGCCACGTCGACGGTGCGCTGCTGATCGACGTCCAGCAGCCGGACTTCGAGGCGCGGGTGTCCGAGCTGCCGCTCGACGAGGCCTACTTCGTCTACTGCCGCACGGGCAACCGATCGGGGCAGGCGATCGAGCGCATGCGCGAGCTCGGGTTCACCGACCTGGTCAACGGCGGTGGCTTCGACGAGCTCGCCGAGGCGGGGCTGGACACCAGCACCTCCTGA
- the trxA gene encoding thioredoxin, with amino-acid sequence MATVDLTAETFPSTIDDHDIVLVDFWASWCGPCRTFGPIYEQVSAGHDDIVFGKVDTEAEQQLAAEFNIRSIPTLAIIRDSVVVFSQPGVVPAEALEDLIGQVRSLDMDEVRREIAAQSA; translated from the coding sequence GTGGCGACCGTGGACCTGACCGCCGAGACCTTCCCGAGCACCATCGACGACCACGACATCGTCCTGGTCGACTTCTGGGCGTCGTGGTGCGGTCCGTGCCGCACGTTCGGCCCGATCTACGAGCAGGTGTCTGCCGGCCACGACGACATCGTCTTCGGCAAGGTCGACACCGAGGCCGAGCAGCAGCTCGCCGCCGAGTTCAACATCCGGTCCATCCCGACCCTCGCCATCATCCGCGACAGCGTCGTGGTGTTCTCCCAGCCCGGCGTCGTCCCGGCCGAGGCGCTCGAGGACCTGATCGGTCAGGTCCGCTCCCTCGACATGGACGAGGTCCGTCGCGAGATCGCGGCACAGTCCGCCTGA
- a CDS encoding type II toxin-antitoxin system PemK/MazF family toxin — translation MGDRPVGDGSSTLAGDLETLHHGHGGSSSRRGSCGSVAGHHGCVTFRGTSTSSIGHACAPLERRGYCSGLTDGTARPTLVPAALAPPRGLGAGAVRRRDLTRSPQQCGCRAAHLETDDPKPVVIVSNDARNRSRFEWVHVVRITSRPKRPLPTIVELGDADAPFTGRLMADELELVHQDDLEDRRGSLSRQTMHALDEALRRVLAL, via the coding sequence CTGGGGGATCGCCCGGTCGGCGATGGATCCAGCACGCTCGCTGGAGACCTCGAAACGCTCCATCACGGTCACGGTGGCTCGTCCTCCCGGCGGGGGTCCTGCGGGTCCGTCGCGGGCCACCACGGGTGTGTCACCTTCCGTGGGACCTCTACTTCCTCAATCGGCCACGCCTGCGCCCCACTAGAGCGACGAGGGTACTGTTCTGGCCTGACGGACGGAACCGCGCGTCCAACGCTCGTTCCCGCCGCGCTGGCCCCTCCCAGAGGGCTAGGGGCCGGGGCCGTTCGGCGGCGCGACCTGACCCGCTCGCCCCAGCAGTGCGGTTGCCGTGCTGCGCACCTGGAGACGGACGACCCGAAGCCCGTCGTCATCGTGTCGAACGATGCTCGCAACCGTTCCCGGTTCGAGTGGGTCCACGTCGTGCGCATCACGTCGCGTCCGAAGCGGCCGTTGCCGACCATCGTCGAACTCGGTGATGCCGACGCACCGTTCACCGGGCGGCTGATGGCCGACGAACTGGAACTCGTCCACCAGGACGACCTGGAGGATCGTCGTGGTTCGCTCAGCCGTCAGACGATGCATGCGTTGGACGAGGCCCTCAGACGGGTGCTGGCCCTCTGA
- a CDS encoding ABC transporter permease, which translates to MTARTPPLADAAPPSLDASARPARPRWWWAGRDTWTVTKRNLRHFVRQPRLLVFSTVQPVMFVVLFAFVFGGVATTALPEGTTYIDFLIPGIFVQSAAFRTTQTAVGLAEDLERGVVDRFRSLPMARVAVLAGRTGADLVRNVAVLLLMAGVGYLIGFRFSEGVLAAVGSFAVVALFGFSLSWVFVYVALHAPGAETAQSAGFVTIFPLVFASSVFVPVETMPGWLQVFAANSPVTAAADAARGLAIGGPLARPMTMTLAWCIGLLLVAVPLSSRRYQRMT; encoded by the coding sequence GTGACCGCGCGGACGCCGCCGCTCGCTGACGCTGCCCCACCGAGCCTGGACGCATCGGCGCGGCCGGCCCGCCCCCGGTGGTGGTGGGCCGGCCGTGACACCTGGACGGTCACCAAGCGCAACCTGCGCCACTTCGTGCGACAGCCTCGGCTCCTGGTGTTCTCCACCGTGCAGCCGGTCATGTTCGTCGTGCTGTTCGCCTTCGTCTTCGGGGGTGTGGCCACCACGGCGCTGCCCGAGGGGACCACCTACATCGACTTCCTGATCCCCGGCATCTTCGTGCAGTCGGCCGCCTTCCGGACCACCCAGACGGCCGTCGGTCTCGCCGAGGATCTCGAGCGCGGTGTCGTCGACCGGTTCCGGTCGCTGCCGATGGCGCGGGTCGCGGTCCTGGCGGGCCGGACGGGCGCTGACCTCGTGCGCAACGTGGCCGTGCTGCTGCTGATGGCGGGGGTCGGTTACCTCATCGGGTTCCGGTTCAGCGAGGGCGTCCTCGCCGCCGTCGGCAGCTTCGCGGTGGTCGCCCTGTTCGGGTTCTCGTTGAGCTGGGTGTTCGTCTACGTCGCCCTGCACGCGCCGGGGGCCGAGACCGCCCAGTCCGCCGGGTTCGTGACCATCTTCCCGTTGGTGTTCGCCTCGTCGGTGTTCGTGCCCGTCGAGACGATGCCGGGTTGGCTCCAGGTGTTCGCGGCCAACAGCCCGGTCACCGCTGCGGCGGACGCGGCACGTGGGCTGGCGATCGGAGGGCCACTGGCCCGGCCGATGACGATGACCTTGGCGTGGTGCATCGGCCTGTTGCTGGTGGCCGTGCCGCTCAGCAGTCGGCGCTACCAGCGCATGACCTGA
- a CDS encoding ATP-binding cassette domain-containing protein has protein sequence MAAVVTEGLRRRFGTTDALAGVDLEVAEGEVMGLLGPNGAGKTTLVRILATLLPPTSGRAWVLGHEVTADPAAVRERIGLTGQYAAIDGLLTGRENLAMFGELFHLSARDARRRADELLERFDLGDAADRRASGYSGGMRRRLDLASSLLVRPRLLFLDEPTTGLDPRSRNTIWQVTRELVQEGTTLLLTTQYLEEADQLADRIAVIDHGRIIAEGTGDELKDQVGGQVVEVRLTHPGESERVLAILPGAELVGADRIHVGVGEQPALAALARVADVLAAEEVDVRGAGLARPTLDDVFLELTGHPAPVDEVTVDPGEDVA, from the coding sequence TTGGCCGCTGTCGTGACCGAGGGCTTGCGCCGCCGGTTCGGGACCACCGACGCGCTCGCGGGCGTCGACCTCGAGGTCGCCGAGGGCGAGGTCATGGGCCTGCTCGGACCGAACGGTGCCGGCAAGACCACGCTCGTGCGGATCCTGGCGACCCTGCTGCCCCCGACGTCCGGTCGTGCGTGGGTCCTCGGTCACGAGGTGACCGCCGACCCCGCCGCGGTCCGCGAGCGCATCGGGCTCACCGGCCAGTACGCGGCCATCGACGGGCTGCTGACCGGGCGTGAGAACCTCGCCATGTTCGGGGAGCTGTTCCACCTCTCCGCCCGCGATGCCCGCCGGCGCGCCGACGAACTGCTCGAGCGGTTCGACCTCGGCGACGCCGCAGACCGACGTGCGAGCGGCTACTCCGGGGGCATGCGGCGACGGCTCGACCTCGCCTCGTCGCTGCTGGTGCGCCCTCGGCTGCTGTTCCTCGACGAACCGACGACCGGGCTCGACCCTCGCAGCCGCAACACGATCTGGCAGGTCACCCGCGAGCTGGTCCAGGAAGGCACGACGCTGCTGCTGACCACCCAGTACCTCGAGGAAGCCGACCAACTCGCGGATCGGATCGCGGTCATCGACCACGGCCGGATCATCGCCGAGGGGACGGGTGACGAGCTCAAGGATCAGGTCGGGGGACAGGTGGTGGAGGTGCGCCTCACCCACCCCGGCGAGAGCGAGCGCGTCCTCGCGATCCTGCCCGGAGCCGAGCTGGTGGGGGCGGACCGGATCCACGTGGGCGTCGGCGAGCAGCCAGCGCTGGCGGCGCTCGCGCGGGTGGCCGACGTGCTCGCGGCCGAGGAGGTGGACGTCCGGGGTGCGGGGCTCGCCCGCCCGACCCTCGACGATGTCTTCCTCGAGCTGACCGGCCACCCGGCACCGGTCGACGAGGTCACCGTCGACCCGGGGGAGGACGTGGCGTGA